From Mangifera indica cultivar Alphonso unplaced genomic scaffold, CATAS_Mindica_2.1 Un_0001, whole genome shotgun sequence, the proteins below share one genomic window:
- the LOC123205015 gene encoding UDP-glycosyltransferase 75C1-like: protein MVQPHFLLITFPAQGHINPCLQLAKRLVSIGVRVTFSTSDSAIRRMKKNSTTHAQGLSFAAFSDGYENGYTSKDDINHYRAELERLGSITLSDIIASSTKEGNGFTCIVYSILIPWVAKVGKAHNIPTTLFWNQTATMFGIYYYYFKGYGDIIRNNMEDPSFSISLPGLPELSSRDLPSFFIPSNQYAFALPAFKEQLDILDEETNPKVLVNTYDKLESEVLKAIHEYNIVGIGPLIPSAFLDGKDPSDTSFGGDLFRGYPNEYMEWLNAQPKSSVIYVSFGSLSVLSKPQMEELARGLIDTGRPFLWVIRAKEGGEEEKEEDNLSCKEELEKQGKIVPWCTQVEVLSHPSVGCFVTHCGWNSTFESLCFGVPTVTFPQWTDQATNAKLVEDVWKTGVRVKFNEEGIVEGHEIKRCLEIVLGGEEKGKELRRNAKKWKDLAREAVKEGGSSNKNLHNFVDEMVKVW, encoded by the coding sequence ATGGTTCAACCACACTTCCTCCTCATCACATTTCCTGCACAGGGTCACATAAACCCTTGCCTTCAATTGGCCAAGCGACTTGTAAGCATTGGTGTGCGTGTGACCTTTTCCACGAGCGACTCTGCCATCCGCCgcatgaaaaaaaattccacaaCTCATGCTCAAGGGTTGTCATTTGCTGCCTTTTCTGATGGCTATGAAAATGGATATACATCAAAGGATGACATCAATCACTACAGGGCTGAGCTTGAGCGTCTCGGCTCCATCACTCTAAGTGACATCATTGCCTCCAGCACCAAAGAAGGTAATGGATTCACGTGCATAGTTTATTCTATACTCATCCCTTGGGTAGCAAAAGTGGGTAAAGCTCATAACATCCCAACTACACTTTTTTGGAATCAAACTGCCACCATGTTCGgtatctattattattacttcAAAGGTTATGGTGATATCATACGGAATAACATGGAAGATCCCTCTTTTTCCATATCACTACCGGGATTGCCAGAGCTCAGTAGCCGAGACCTTCCTTCGTTTTTTATTCCTTCAAATCAATATGCTTTTGCGCTTCCAGCATTTAAAGAGCAGTTAGATATCCTTGATGAAGAAACCAACCCAAAAGTACTTGTTAACACCTACGATAAATTAGAGTCTGAGGTCTTAAAAGCAATTCATGAGTATAATATAGTTGGAATTGGACCGTTGATTCCATCTGCATTTTTGGATGGCAAAGATCCATCTGATACTTCCTTTGGAGGTGATTTGTTCAGGGGTTATCCTAATGAATATATGGAATGGCTCAACGCACAGCCGAAATCATCAGTTATCTACGTTTCGTTTGGAAGTCTTTCTGTGTTGTCAAAGCCACAAATGGAAGAGCTTGCACGGGGTTTGATAGATACTGGCCGTCCATTCTTGTGGGTAATCAGAGCAAAAGAAGGTggagaagaggaaaaagaagaagataactTGAGTTGTAAAGAAGAACTGGAAAAGCAAGGGAAGATAGTGCCCTGGTGTACACAAGTAGAGGTTTTGTCTCATCCTTCAGTGGGATGTTTTGTCACACACTGCGGGTGGAATTCAACCTTTGAAAGTTTATGTTTTGGGGTGCCAACCGTGACTTTTCCACAGTGGACAGATCAAGCCACAAATGCAAAGCTCGTGGAAGATGTGTGGAAGACAGGAGTAAGAGTGAAATTTAACGAAGAAGGGATTGTTGAAGGACATGAGATTAAGAGGTGCTTAGAAATAGTATTGGGAggtgaagaaaaaggaaaagaattgAGAAGGAATGCCAAGAAATGGAAAGACTTGGCAAGAGAAGCTGTCAAGGAAGGTGGTTCTTCGAACAAGAATCTTCACAACTTTGTGGATGAGATGGTAAAAGTCTGGTAG